A part of Nesterenkonia lutea genomic DNA contains:
- the infA gene encoding translation initiation factor IF-1, with the protein MGKKEGVIEVEGRVSEALPNAMFRVRLENEHVVLATISGKMRQHYIRILPEDRVVVEMSPYDLNRGRIVYRYK; encoded by the coding sequence ATGGGTAAAAAAGAAGGCGTCATCGAGGTAGAGGGCCGAGTCTCTGAAGCTCTGCCGAATGCAATGTTCCGCGTGCGTCTGGAGAACGAGCACGTCGTCCTCGCAACCATTTCGGGCAAGATGCGCCAGCACTACATTCGCATCCTCCCAGAGGATCGCGTGGTGGTGGAGATGAGCCCGTATGACCTCAACCGTGGACGCATCGTCTACCGCTACAAGTGA
- the truA gene encoding tRNA pseudouridine(38-40) synthase TruA: MSSAEHAQEKPVRIRLDLAYDGSEFHGWAAQPGLSTVEGTLREGLATLFRREVSLIVAGRTDAGVHARGQVVHLDLTAAEWSVLARGRGITPGEALVRRLTGVLNRQAGAVVVFAARQVSADFDARFSALSRTYRYRIADAPALQDPLRRADTAWHRTQLDAQAMRLEAASVSGLRDFGSFCRPRERSTTIRELQTFSIERDDDGIITARITADAFCHHMVRALIGACLDVGEARRDPGWLLSRLATPSWDQSVRLAPPAGLVLESVQYPSDEQLGLRAEATRARRENL; encoded by the coding sequence ATGAGCAGCGCTGAGCACGCACAGGAGAAGCCTGTGCGGATACGTCTTGATCTCGCCTACGACGGCAGCGAGTTCCACGGCTGGGCGGCCCAGCCGGGGCTGAGCACAGTGGAGGGCACGCTGCGTGAGGGTCTCGCCACGCTCTTCCGCCGAGAGGTGTCCCTGATCGTGGCGGGCCGCACCGATGCGGGGGTCCATGCACGCGGTCAGGTGGTCCACCTGGACCTCACCGCCGCCGAGTGGTCTGTGCTGGCGCGAGGACGCGGCATCACGCCGGGCGAGGCCCTGGTGCGCCGGCTGACCGGGGTGCTCAACCGACAGGCCGGCGCCGTCGTCGTCTTCGCGGCTCGCCAGGTCTCTGCGGACTTCGACGCGCGCTTCTCCGCGCTCAGCCGCACCTACCGGTATCGGATCGCGGATGCGCCGGCGCTGCAGGATCCGCTGCGCCGAGCCGACACGGCCTGGCACCGCACGCAGCTCGATGCGCAGGCGATGCGCCTCGAGGCAGCTTCCGTCTCCGGCCTGCGGGACTTCGGCAGCTTCTGCCGGCCCCGGGAGCGCAGCACCACGATCCGTGAGCTCCAGACGTTCTCCATCGAGCGGGACGACGACGGCATCATCACCGCCCGGATCACGGCTGACGCCTTCTGCCACCACATGGTGCGGGCGCTCATCGGCGCCTGCCTGGACGTGGGTGAGGCACGCCGAGACCCGGGCTGGCTGCTGAGCCGACTCGCCACGCCCAGCTGGGATCAGTCGGTGCGCCTGGCGCCCCCCGCGGGACTGGTGCTCGAGTCGGTCCAGTATCCGTCCGACGAGCAGCTCGGACTGCGCGCGGAAGCCACCCGGGCCCGGCGCGAGAACCTCTGA
- the rpsK gene encoding 30S ribosomal protein S11, giving the protein MPPKTRAAARKPRRKASKNITQGQAHIKSTFNNTIVSITDPSGAVVSWASSGEVGFKGSRKSTPFAAQLAAEQAAKRAQEHGMKKVEVFVKGPGSGRETAIRSLQAAGLEVGSISDVTPSAHNGCRPPKRRRV; this is encoded by the coding sequence ATGCCACCAAAGACTCGCGCAGCGGCCCGCAAGCCGCGCCGCAAAGCCAGTAAGAACATCACTCAGGGCCAGGCTCACATCAAGTCGACCTTCAACAACACCATCGTCTCCATCACCGACCCTTCGGGTGCAGTGGTGTCCTGGGCGTCTTCAGGTGAGGTCGGATTCAAGGGCTCCCGCAAGTCCACTCCTTTCGCCGCACAGCTGGCCGCCGAGCAGGCAGCCAAGCGCGCTCAGGAGCACGGCATGAAGAAGGTGGAGGTCTTCGTCAAGGGCCCAGGCTCCGGACGTGAAACCGCCATCCGCTCACTGCAGGCCGCAGGCCTGGAGGTCGGCTCCATCTCGGATGTCACCCCGAGCGCGCACAACGGTTGCCGCCCGCCCAAACGCCGTCGCGTCTGA
- the glmM gene encoding phosphoglucosamine mutase: protein MARLFGTDGVRGVANGLLTAELALTLSQSAATVLGHQQVSPGTRPTAVVARDPRISGEFIAAAVSAGLASAGVDVYDAGVLPTPAAAFLVADIDADFGVMISASHNPAPDNGIKFLARGGHKLDDAAEDAIETQMGLEPPRPTGAEVGRIQRFADAEDRYLVHLLRSLNGVSLTGMKIVLDCAHGAAAGVSPQAFTDAGAEVIVIGAEPDGLNINDGYGSTHLGPLQEAVLANRADLGIAHDGDADRCLAVDHTGEIIDGDQIMGILAIAQKEAGTLVQDTLVVTVMSNLGLKLGMGAAGVNLVETAVGDRYVLAAMRAAGYNLGGEQSGHLIFADYATTGDGLLTGLQLAVRVAATGKTARVLAAEAMTRLPQVLINVKGVDRTRAKTHEPLQAAVAQAEARLGETGRVLLRPSGTEPVVRVMVEAATAELAQSESEALADIVKAELAL from the coding sequence ATGGCACGACTCTTCGGCACTGACGGCGTGCGCGGTGTGGCCAATGGGCTGCTCACCGCTGAACTCGCCCTCACCCTCTCCCAGTCAGCAGCGACCGTCCTGGGCCACCAGCAGGTGAGCCCGGGCACCAGACCCACAGCAGTGGTCGCCCGCGATCCACGCATCTCCGGGGAGTTCATCGCCGCCGCCGTCTCGGCAGGCCTGGCCAGCGCCGGAGTCGATGTCTATGACGCCGGGGTGCTGCCCACCCCCGCCGCGGCGTTCCTGGTCGCTGACATCGACGCGGACTTCGGAGTGATGATCTCCGCCTCGCACAACCCCGCACCGGATAACGGGATCAAGTTCCTGGCCCGCGGCGGTCATAAGCTCGACGATGCCGCCGAGGACGCGATCGAGACCCAGATGGGACTGGAACCTCCCCGGCCCACCGGGGCCGAGGTCGGCCGCATCCAGCGCTTCGCTGACGCGGAGGACCGCTACCTGGTGCATCTGCTGCGCTCCCTGAACGGGGTCAGCCTCACGGGCATGAAGATCGTGCTTGACTGCGCCCATGGTGCCGCCGCCGGGGTCTCCCCGCAGGCGTTCACCGACGCCGGGGCCGAGGTCATCGTCATCGGCGCGGAGCCTGACGGGCTGAACATCAATGACGGCTATGGCTCCACCCACCTGGGACCGCTGCAAGAAGCAGTCCTGGCCAACAGGGCAGACCTGGGCATCGCTCATGACGGGGACGCTGACCGGTGCCTGGCGGTGGATCACACCGGAGAGATCATCGATGGTGATCAGATCATGGGGATCCTGGCCATCGCGCAGAAGGAGGCCGGGACCCTGGTCCAGGACACCCTGGTGGTCACGGTGATGTCGAATCTGGGGCTGAAGCTGGGCATGGGTGCTGCCGGGGTGAATCTGGTCGAGACTGCGGTCGGGGACCGGTATGTGCTCGCTGCGATGCGCGCCGCCGGGTACAACCTGGGTGGGGAGCAGTCGGGGCATCTGATCTTCGCGGACTACGCCACCACTGGTGATGGTCTGCTGACCGGGCTGCAGCTCGCGGTCCGGGTCGCTGCCACCGGCAAGACCGCCCGGGTGCTTGCTGCGGAGGCGATGACTCGGCTTCCGCAGGTGCTGATCAATGTCAAGGGTGTGGATCGGACTCGGGCGAAGACCCATGAGCCGCTCCAGGCTGCTGTGGCGCAGGCCGAGGCCCGGCTGGGGGAGACCGGGCGGGTGTTGCTGCGTCCTTCGGGGACTGAGCCGGTGGTGCGGGTGATGGTCGAGGCCGCTACTGCGGAGCTGGCTCAGTCCGAGTCCGAGGCCCTGGCTGACATCGTCAAAGCCGAACTCGCCCTCTGA
- the rpmJ gene encoding 50S ribosomal protein L36, whose product MKVQPSVKQICTDCKVIRRSGVIRVICKSNPRHKQRQG is encoded by the coding sequence ATGAAGGTTCAGCCGAGCGTGAAGCAGATCTGCACTGACTGCAAAGTCATCCGCCGCAGCGGCGTGATCCGCGTGATCTGCAAGTCCAACCCACGCCACAAGCAGCGCCAGGGCTGA
- the mscL gene encoding large conductance mechanosensitive channel protein MscL: protein MLQGFRHFITRGNVVDLATAVIIGTAFTAVVSALVENVLMPLISALVGAPDFDNFAVVEINGNAIRFGVLLTALVNFLLVASAVYYVVIAPMKRMVEARERRSGSAKALVEDENITLLKEIRDQLKAQTEVTNPAFLASLAEAQRQAEEQAAAEAAQGPRRHTVLGRAKDVVWGKD from the coding sequence ATGCTCCAGGGATTCAGACACTTCATCACGCGCGGCAATGTCGTGGACCTCGCCACCGCCGTGATCATCGGGACAGCGTTCACCGCTGTGGTGAGCGCTCTGGTGGAGAACGTGCTCATGCCGCTCATCTCCGCGCTGGTGGGCGCCCCCGACTTCGACAACTTCGCTGTGGTGGAGATCAACGGCAATGCGATCAGGTTCGGCGTGCTGCTGACCGCCCTGGTCAACTTCCTGCTGGTCGCCTCCGCGGTCTACTACGTGGTGATCGCGCCGATGAAGCGGATGGTCGAGGCCCGGGAACGGCGCTCCGGAAGCGCCAAGGCACTGGTCGAGGATGAGAACATCACCCTGCTCAAAGAGATCAGGGATCAGCTCAAGGCTCAGACCGAGGTGACGAACCCTGCCTTCCTGGCGTCTCTGGCGGAGGCTCAGCGCCAGGCGGAGGAACAGGCCGCCGCGGAGGCCGCTCAGGGGCCTCGGCGCCACACCGTGCTCGGCAGGGCGAAAGACGTGGTCTGGGGCAAGGACTGA
- the rplQ gene encoding 50S ribosomal protein L17 produces MPTPTKGPRLGGSPSHEKLMLANMSANLFEHRSITTTLTKAKRLRPYAERLITMAKQGDIAARRRVVGKISANSATHQAVVHELFTVIAPAMAERQGGYTRIVKIGNRKGDNAPMAVIELVMEPVSPKQAVVKEAEKATTSTASAQTESNEAESPEVATTENESAQAESAQAESTETQTTEAETTEAETTEAEKTEGEK; encoded by the coding sequence ATGCCTACCCCCACCAAGGGTCCGCGCCTGGGCGGCAGCCCGTCGCACGAGAAGCTGATGTTGGCGAACATGTCCGCCAACCTGTTCGAGCACCGCTCGATCACCACCACCCTGACCAAGGCCAAGCGTCTTCGTCCCTATGCCGAGCGACTGATCACGATGGCGAAGCAGGGCGACATCGCTGCCCGCCGTCGCGTCGTCGGCAAGATCAGCGCGAACAGCGCGACCCACCAGGCCGTGGTCCACGAGCTGTTCACCGTCATCGCCCCGGCGATGGCAGAGCGCCAGGGCGGCTACACCCGCATCGTGAAGATCGGGAACCGCAAGGGTGACAACGCCCCGATGGCCGTGATCGAACTGGTCATGGAGCCCGTCTCGCCGAAGCAGGCAGTCGTCAAGGAGGCCGAAAAGGCCACCACGAGCACCGCGTCGGCACAGACTGAGTCCAACGAGGCCGAGTCCCCCGAGGTTGCGACCACGGAGAACGAGTCCGCACAGGCCGAGTCAGCACAGGCTGAGTCGACCGAGACTCAGACTACCGAGGCTGAGACCACCGAGGCTGAGACCACCGAGGCTGAAAAGACCGAGGGCGAGAAGTAG
- the rplM gene encoding 50S ribosomal protein L13: protein MRTYTPKPGDADAQWHVIDATDVVLGRLATQTAALLRGKHKPTFVPHQDMGDFVIIINAEKVAMTGDKAEKKRYWRHSGFPGGIKSLTFNEMVQRYPTRAAYQAVKGMLPHNKLGTAQLKKLRVYAGAEHPHVAQQPKPFDISQVAQ from the coding sequence GTGCGTACGTACACCCCGAAGCCTGGCGACGCCGATGCCCAGTGGCACGTCATCGACGCGACTGACGTCGTGCTGGGCCGTCTCGCCACCCAGACTGCCGCGCTGCTGCGCGGCAAGCACAAGCCGACCTTCGTCCCACACCAGGACATGGGCGACTTCGTCATCATCATCAACGCCGAGAAGGTCGCCATGACCGGCGACAAGGCTGAGAAGAAGCGCTACTGGCGCCATTCCGGCTTTCCCGGTGGGATCAAGTCGCTGACCTTCAACGAGATGGTCCAGCGCTACCCCACCCGCGCTGCCTACCAGGCAGTCAAGGGCATGTTGCCCCATAACAAGCTCGGAACGGCCCAGCTGAAGAAGCTGCGCGTCTATGCAGGTGCTGAGCACCCGCATGTCGCCCAGCAGCCGAAGCCGTTCGACATCTCCCAGGTCGCTCAGTAG
- a CDS encoding sugar porter family MFS transporter: protein MSTTSSSQDSGIGGVAWVVLVAAFGGFLFGFDTAVINGAVGPIQGEFGLSDLAIGFTVSSALLGCMVGAWAGGSLSDRIGRQRSMMVAAALFFISALGSGLAFGAVDLIFWRVLGGIGVGMASVIAPAYIAEVAPTNLRGRLGSMWQMAIVVGIFMAAASNAFVANIAGGAADQLWWGLEAWRWMFLLESGPALLYGLLASSIPESPRYLVSRGRDKQAAKVLEDVVGVKGEAAIAQKVREIRETINMEARQKFRDLIVSGKLSPIVWVGLGLAVFQQFVGINVIFYYSNTLWQAVGIAEDQAFLVQIITTSVNIVATVIGIIIVDKVGRRIPLAVGSAGMAVGLGMMAVAFSQAVVTMGADGEELVSLPGAWGMIALVSANVFVLFFGATWGPFMWVLLGEMFPNRVRAVALGVTASANWAANFLISMLFPEMADFSLVFAYGFYAACALLSLIFVLKWVPETKGRELEDMSDAAYKRAVR from the coding sequence ATGAGCACCACATCCAGCTCGCAGGACTCCGGCATCGGTGGCGTCGCCTGGGTCGTGCTGGTGGCCGCCTTCGGCGGCTTCCTCTTCGGCTTCGACACCGCCGTGATCAACGGGGCCGTGGGCCCCATCCAGGGTGAGTTCGGACTCTCCGACCTCGCCATCGGCTTCACCGTCTCCTCAGCCCTGCTGGGCTGCATGGTCGGCGCATGGGCGGGCGGCAGCCTCTCGGACCGCATCGGCCGGCAGCGCTCCATGATGGTCGCGGCCGCCCTGTTCTTCATCTCCGCACTGGGTTCGGGCCTGGCCTTCGGCGCCGTCGACCTGATCTTCTGGCGCGTTCTCGGCGGCATCGGCGTGGGCATGGCCTCGGTCATCGCCCCCGCTTACATCGCCGAGGTGGCACCGACGAACCTGCGTGGACGCCTCGGCTCGATGTGGCAGATGGCCATCGTGGTCGGCATCTTCATGGCTGCCGCGTCGAACGCGTTCGTCGCCAACATCGCCGGCGGCGCAGCGGACCAGCTGTGGTGGGGACTGGAGGCCTGGCGCTGGATGTTCCTGCTGGAGTCGGGCCCAGCCCTGCTCTACGGCCTGCTGGCCTCGTCCATCCCCGAGTCGCCGCGCTACCTGGTCTCCCGGGGCCGCGACAAGCAGGCGGCCAAGGTCCTCGAGGACGTCGTGGGCGTCAAGGGCGAGGCCGCCATCGCTCAGAAGGTCCGAGAGATCCGCGAGACCATCAACATGGAGGCCCGGCAGAAGTTCCGCGACCTGATCGTCAGCGGGAAGCTCTCTCCCATCGTCTGGGTGGGACTGGGCCTGGCAGTGTTCCAGCAGTTCGTCGGCATCAACGTCATCTTCTACTACTCGAACACGCTCTGGCAGGCAGTGGGCATCGCCGAGGACCAGGCCTTCCTGGTCCAGATCATCACCACCAGCGTGAACATCGTGGCCACCGTGATCGGAATCATCATCGTGGACAAGGTGGGACGGCGGATCCCGCTGGCCGTGGGCTCCGCGGGCATGGCCGTGGGTCTGGGCATGATGGCAGTGGCCTTCAGCCAGGCCGTGGTGACCATGGGGGCCGACGGCGAGGAGCTCGTCTCCCTGCCCGGGGCATGGGGGATGATCGCCCTGGTCTCCGCGAACGTCTTCGTGCTCTTCTTCGGAGCCACCTGGGGCCCCTTCATGTGGGTCCTGCTGGGGGAGATGTTCCCCAACCGTGTCCGCGCCGTCGCACTGGGCGTCACCGCCTCCGCGAACTGGGCCGCGAACTTCCTGATCTCCATGCTCTTCCCGGAGATGGCGGACTTCTCGCTGGTCTTCGCCTACGGCTTCTATGCCGCGTGTGCGCTGCTGTCCCTGATCTTCGTGCTCAAATGGGTGCCGGAGACCAAGGGCCGGGAGCTCGAAGACATGTCAGACGCCGCCTATAAGCGTGCCGTGCGCTGA
- a CDS encoding DNA-directed RNA polymerase subunit alpha: MLIAQRPTLTEEVVAENRSRFVIEPLEPGFGYTLGNSMRRTLLSSIPGAAVTSVRIDGVLHEFTTIAGTKEDVTELILNVKRLSVSSEHDEPVVAYLRKEGPGPVTAADITPPAGVEFHNPDLHLATLNEHGKLDMELTVERGRGYVSAAQNKMADAEIGRIPVDSIYSPVLKVSFKVEATRVEQRTDFDKLIVDVETKASMEPRDALASAGTTLVELFSLARELNVAAEGIEIGPSPTDAALAADMALPIEDLELTVRSYNCLKREGIHTVGELVARSEADLMDIRNFGAKSIDEVKDKLVELGLSLKDSPAGFDPTAARFQEAGDEDYVEDEQQRF, from the coding sequence GTGCTCATTGCACAGCGCCCCACGCTGACCGAAGAAGTTGTCGCCGAGAATCGCTCCCGCTTCGTCATCGAGCCCCTCGAGCCGGGCTTCGGCTACACCCTCGGCAACTCCATGCGTCGGACCCTGCTCTCATCCATCCCGGGTGCGGCAGTCACCAGCGTCCGGATCGACGGTGTGCTCCACGAGTTCACCACGATCGCCGGGACCAAGGAAGACGTCACCGAGCTCATCCTGAACGTGAAGCGACTCTCCGTCTCTTCCGAGCATGACGAGCCCGTGGTCGCCTACCTCCGCAAGGAGGGCCCAGGCCCGGTCACCGCAGCCGACATCACCCCGCCGGCCGGCGTGGAGTTCCACAACCCGGACCTCCACCTGGCCACGCTCAACGAGCACGGCAAGCTCGATATGGAGCTCACCGTCGAGCGCGGCCGCGGCTATGTCTCGGCAGCACAGAACAAGATGGCAGACGCCGAGATCGGCCGCATCCCGGTCGACTCGATCTACTCTCCGGTCCTGAAGGTCTCCTTCAAGGTCGAAGCCACTCGCGTCGAGCAGCGCACCGACTTCGACAAGCTCATCGTCGATGTGGAGACCAAGGCGTCCATGGAGCCGCGCGACGCGCTGGCCTCGGCGGGCACGACCCTGGTCGAGCTGTTCTCGCTCGCTCGCGAGCTCAACGTCGCCGCCGAAGGCATCGAGATCGGCCCCTCGCCGACCGATGCCGCGCTGGCTGCTGACATGGCTCTGCCCATCGAAGATCTCGAGCTGACGGTGCGGTCCTACAACTGCCTCAAGCGCGAGGGCATCCACACTGTGGGTGAACTCGTGGCTCGCTCCGAGGCCGACCTGATGGACATCCGCAACTTCGGTGCCAAGTCCATCGATGAGGTCAAGGACAAGCTCGTCGAGCTTGGACTCTCCCTCAAGGACTCCCCGGCCGGCTTCGATCCGACAGCCGCTCGATTCCAGGAAGCTGGCGACGAGGACTACGTCGAAGACGAGCAGCAGCGGTTCTGA
- the rpsI gene encoding 30S ribosomal protein S9, producing the protein MAQNTEELTETEELSSYTSESTPDQETAGESERAPLTVGGAAIGRRKQARARVRIFPGTGTWTLNGRSLEDYFPNKLHQQEVNDPFTLLGLTGAYDVIARIDGGGPSGQSGALRLGIARALNEIDRDHNRASLKKAGFLTRDARAVERKKAGLKKARKAPQYSKR; encoded by the coding sequence GTGGCTCAGAACACTGAAGAGCTCACCGAAACCGAGGAGCTCTCAAGCTACACCTCGGAATCGACCCCCGACCAAGAGACCGCCGGCGAGTCCGAGCGTGCACCGTTGACCGTCGGCGGCGCCGCCATCGGTCGTCGCAAGCAGGCCCGCGCACGCGTCCGCATCTTCCCCGGCACAGGCACGTGGACCCTCAACGGTCGCAGCCTGGAAGACTACTTCCCGAACAAGCTGCACCAGCAGGAAGTGAATGATCCCTTCACTCTGCTGGGCCTCACGGGAGCCTACGATGTGATCGCTCGCATCGACGGCGGCGGCCCCTCCGGCCAGTCCGGCGCGCTGCGCCTGGGCATCGCCCGTGCGCTGAACGAGATCGACCGCGACCACAACCGCGCGTCGCTGAAGAAGGCCGGATTCCTGACTCGCGACGCCCGTGCGGTGGAGCGCAAGAAGGCCGGTCTCAAGAAGGCACGCAAGGCACCGCAGTACTCCAAGCGCTGA
- the rpsM gene encoding 30S ribosomal protein S13, protein MARLAGVDIPREKRTVIALTYIYGVGRTSAESAVQAIGIEAGTRVKDLTDEQLISLRDYIESNLTVEGDLRREVAADIRRKVEIGSYEGLRHRRGLPVRGQRTKTNARTRKGSKKTVAGKKK, encoded by the coding sequence GTGGCACGTCTGGCAGGTGTGGACATCCCGCGCGAAAAGCGCACGGTGATCGCACTCACTTATATCTACGGCGTTGGGCGCACAAGCGCCGAATCAGCCGTCCAAGCAATCGGTATCGAAGCTGGTACCCGCGTGAAGGATCTGACTGACGAACAGCTGATCTCTCTGCGTGACTACATCGAGAGCAATCTCACCGTCGAAGGTGACCTCCGCCGCGAGGTCGCCGCCGACATCCGCCGCAAGGTCGAGATCGGCTCCTACGAAGGCCTGCGCCACCGTCGCGGCCTTCCGGTCCGAGGTCAGCGCACCAAGACCAATGCCCGAACCCGCAAGGGCTCGAAGAAGACCGTTGCAGGTAAGAAGAAGTAG